In a single window of the Planctomycetia bacterium genome:
- the kdsA gene encoding 3-deoxy-8-phosphooctulonate synthase, which produces MTPPEVEIGSFKIGRGQPLALLAGPCIIESTEHCLMVADKVAGICKKLGIHYVFKCSFDKANRTSASGFRGPGIEEGLRTLDEVKKRIGVPIVTDIHTADQAAPAAEVADILQIPAFLCRQTDLIVSAARTHRAVNIKKGQFMAPDQMGQAAAKVRGEGNDRVLLTDRGTFFGYGRLVNDFTCIPIMQAFAPVIFDATHSCQIPGGQGHQSGGLRQYVPLLAKTSMAAGADALFLEVHDRPEDAKSDPATVYPLDELEALLAACLRVRYAIADGAHR; this is translated from the coding sequence ATGACGCCCCCGGAAGTAGAAATTGGTTCCTTCAAGATCGGTCGCGGCCAGCCACTTGCCCTGTTGGCCGGGCCCTGCATCATCGAATCGACCGAACACTGCCTGATGGTCGCCGACAAGGTGGCCGGCATCTGCAAGAAACTCGGCATCCACTACGTCTTCAAGTGCAGCTTCGACAAGGCCAATCGCACCAGCGCCAGCGGCTTTCGCGGACCGGGCATCGAAGAGGGCCTGCGCACGCTGGATGAGGTGAAGAAGCGAATCGGCGTGCCGATTGTCACAGACATTCACACCGCGGATCAGGCAGCGCCGGCTGCCGAGGTGGCGGACATCCTTCAGATCCCCGCGTTCCTTTGTCGGCAGACCGACCTCATCGTCTCCGCCGCGCGAACGCACCGGGCCGTGAATATCAAGAAGGGCCAATTCATGGCCCCGGACCAGATGGGGCAGGCTGCGGCCAAGGTCCGCGGCGAGGGGAACGATCGCGTTTTGCTCACCGACCGGGGCACGTTCTTCGGTTATGGCCGATTGGTGAATGATTTCACCTGCATCCCGATCATGCAGGCCTTTGCCCCTGTCATCTTTGACGCGACGCACAGTTGCCAGATTCCCGGCGGACAGGGGCATCAATCCGGCGGTCTGCGACAGTACGTGCCGCTTCTCGCCAAGACCTCGATGGCCGCGGGCGCCGATGCGCTTTTTCTTGAAGTGCATGACCGGCCGGAAGACGCGAAGTCCGACCCGGCGACGGTCTATCCGCTCGATGAGTTGGAGGCCCTGCTCGCCGCGTGTCTTCGCGTCAGATATGCGATCGCC